TTCTCTGTTCCTAAACttggcttttgtttcattttttattattttttaaaatatagtactTACTACTacctttatgtatttgtttattgtctgtctcccacaTTAAAATCCAAGCTCCCCTAAAGCAAGGACTTAGAGTTTCCAACTGAACAGTGGAGGCTAGACCAGTGCTTCTCGACCTGAGTACTCTGGACATTTTGGCTGGAGAGTCCCTGTGTAAGAGCTCTCTGCACACCGAGGGGTGCTTAACAGCATCCCTGCTCTCTTCCCCCTGGAAGCCAGTAGCATCCCCTGTGCACACTACCCTCTTAAGACAAGCAAAATGCCTCCAGATGCTACCAAATGGCCTCTGAGAGCAAAATCACCCCCATGAGAATCCCTGATGTGGAACAAAACATTCACTGCGTTCCAGCTCTATGCTAAGTTGGGCTTCTTCAATCCTTACAGTATCCCTGTGAGAGGGACATTAGGACtttcaccctccacccccacagaTATTATCTGGAAGTAAAGTTCGGCAAGGTTCGtcaacttggccaaggtcacgcGGGTGACAAGTGATgatgctgggatttgaacccacgcaGTCTGACTCCATCCTAAACTTaaaagattctgtttttctgCCCTTCACAGATCTGACAACATCGATGAGCTTCTTTTCTTCTCACAGCAACCCTTAGGGAGGGATCACTGTCCTCACTTTCAGGACAGAGAAAAGCAGCATTCAGAGAGGTGCATTAACTCGcttagggtcacacagctggccaaaggcagaccccGGATTCCACCTAGTGTGTCAGTGCCGGAAGCCCTGGTCTCTGAAGGTGGTACTCGGGAGCTGGGCAAGGACTCATCTGCAGTACCCCGCACCCAACAACACGGCCCTTTGCTTGGCTGTTAGCGGTTGCAGCAGCAGGGCAAGAGGGAAGTGTATCAAGGCTTGGGAACCATGAACTTCCAGGGGGCTGGAGCCCTCTACCCTGAGCAAcacccctctcctcctttcctttgcGGACACCTTCGCTCTCAAGCAAGGAGACGAGTTTCCTCGAGCCGTACAGGTGGGGCTCCCGAGGTTGAGAGAAGGCCAGGGCTTTGCCCGTAGTCACACAGCAGCTGGAACCAGAGCAGCGGCTGGACTCCAGGATGGCCCTGTGGTCTGGGTGCTGTGGCCACAACCCCTGTCTGCTCTGAGCCTCTCTCCAGGTGCAGGTATGAAGGGGGACACCTGAGGGCACAGGGGAGCTGTGTGGGGAGTGGGAGCAGTAAGGTGCAGTAAGGTGCTGGCAAACAGATTGAGGGGGTGCAGGAGGCTTGATTTGTAGCCAATTCCAGTGGTATAAACGTTCCCATCAAGGTCGATTTCAAGTTATCAATGATTTAAGAACCAGCTCACAACATCCCTGAATATTTAACGATTAGCTCTCATGAGCCAGTAGCAGCTGGCTCCGGCATTATCCCTGATGGGATATATGGGGTATGTGTCAGGGTCCCTAGGTTCTCTCCAGGGGACCTAGCAGTCTCACTCAGCTCTGCTCACTGTGACAGCCTCTTCCCACCAGAGGGACTCCACACCCATGGCCTCAGAAGTACAGAGAGTGcggtgaggctcagagaggggccaAACATTGCAGTGGTCACACAGCCTCACCGCACACCCACTGGCCCACTCCCCTCTTCTGAGACTGCGGCTCCCACGCTCAAAGAGCTTGCAGTCTCTGCTTTCTGGATCTCTTCACAAAGCCTGGCGTGGGCACGGCTCCCACCATCAGCCCATTCCCAGGTCACCCATGGGCTGCAGCCCACCCTCTGGGGTCCCTCAATCTTGCCTTCTGACCCTGAGTTCCCACAGGGAAACTTCGGGCTGGTGACCAGAGTTAAGTCCTGACCCCTGCCCGACTCACAGTAGGACCCTGGGCCATTCCCTTGTCCTCTCCCCAGGACATGTGGGCACTGGCCGACACCAGGGGTCTTTGGGTTGTGCGCCCCCCCTCAGATGCCTCCCATAGTGCTAGGGGCCACAGGGCAGGACCCGAAGCCCCCTGAGCCTGCCTCACCGCAAGCAGGTCTGAGAGGAGTCATAGCCCAGGCTACTGGTTGGAAAAGGCTGTGAGGCCCTGGGTAAGGTGCTGGGGCAGATGTTTTCTGGTCTAGTAagtgggcccagggcagggctcgGGGTCAGGAAGGCCGGGGGCAGATGAGGGCGGGCCAGACTTACCTCCCAGAGCGAGCCCTCCTCCCGAAGCACAGCCACCAGCATGCCGGCGGGGATCATGAGGCAGGACAGCAGGCCCATCAGGATGCCCAGCAGCTCGGCCCAGGCCGGGAACCGGTAGCTGCCATACTCGGAGGGCTGGTACTTGGCGATGCTGTACACCAGCAGGGCCTGCAGGTGGCGGCCCCAGCATCACAGTGGGCTTTGGGCAGGCCCCAGGGCTTAGGCCAGCCCAGGTCTGAGCTCCCCGGAGGCCTGAGAGAGCTCAGCCCAGAGCAACCCAGAGTCAGGAGAACCCAGTCCTAAGCCATGTAGAACTGGGACGGCTCACCCTCGGAGCCTTTGTGAGGCCTGAGACAGCCCAGCTCGGAAGCACCCAGTTCCTGAGACAGCCTGTACCTGAATGCCAATTCCAAGGCTGAGAAAACACAGCCATGTACCAACATACCAGCCTAAAGTCCCAGCCCTAAGGCCCTGAGGCCTGGAAAGCCCCACTCATTTTGCTAACCACACTTGGGACTACAGAAGCTGGGGGCATCGGGGCGCAGGGGAGTAGGCCCAGATCCTGGTGCCCGCCCCGCCCTCAGCTCTGGCACTGGTCCACTCTGGGCCGGGGCAGCCCTGCCGGACTGCATGCTCAGAGGGGGATGCTACTCTCAGCCCTGGAccccagccctccttcccacCGGTTACCAGGAGTGTGGCCGGGGACAGGAACAGCCAGCAGGCCCTGAAGTACAGGCCCGGCTTGAAGCCCAGCATCATGTGGATGTCCCGGCAGAACCGCTGGATGCctgcacaggggaggggaggagagtggccACGCCAGCACCTCCCACAAGCaccagcagccccccccccactgcccccactgGAGACCCTGGCCCTTGGGACCAGGGACCCAGGGCAGGGGGGCTCGAGAGTAGACGCCCATCCTCCCCCTGTGGGGAACGTCAGGTCCCTCTCCCACGGCCCCTCTCACCATACACCCTGGTGACGGCGAGGCACGtggtcaccaccaccaccatgagCCCGAAGCTGGCACTGTAGTCGTCCAGAAGCACCAGCCAGTACATGCCTCCCTGGAACACAAGTCACGGTGCCGGGATTCCCTCACCGCAGTCTTGCTCCCCGGTGCCACCCCCCTCTCCAGGCAGGAGGCGGGCAGGAAGCAGCCAGGCCGGCGGTGACAGCAGGATGATGACCGTGTGACTGCTGCCTACCTGCCGAGCCCTTTACGCACATCATCCTATTGGAGCCTCACGTTTTATTGGTGGGAAAACAGGCTGGGGAAGGCGAAGCCACTTGTCCTGAGGTCATCCCGTAAGTGCAGGAGCCAGGCTTGAAGCCAGGTCTTCTCTACTTTGAAGCCAGGATTCTGGGTCATAGGCCAAGCTGCCCTTGGGTAGAGGGCCTGGGGTGGGCTGGCTTCCTTCCAACAAGGAAGCAGTAGGTAGCCCAGGGAATAGTCACAGATATTGGGGCAGGCACCTGGCCTGGCCTCCCCACCCCGGTGGCCCTCCGTCCCTGCAGCAGCACTCACGTCGGTGGTGAGGACCAGCCCCATCAGGTACATGGCCACGCAGATGAGCCCCGAGAACACAGCCTTCTTGGGCCGCAGGTAGTATGGGAACTCGTCTGTCACAGCTGTCACAATGGTCTCCAGGAAGGCAAACTGGGGGGAGCGGGGGGGGTcagaattcacacacacatatgcacagacacacaaactCACCCAGAGatacaccacacacagacacgcagCTATGCCATACACACagatgcacagacacacagacacacatcacacatggacacacacacgcacgcacacatccCGCAGGGGCCCACTGGCTCAGACAAGGCTTACCTGGCTATCCAAGCCAAGAGTCAGgagcataaagaagaaaaggaaggaccaGAAAGGCGACAGAGGCAGCATGGTCATGGCCTGTGGGTAGACGACAAAGGCCAGGCCGGGGCCTGGGCCGAGGGCACAAAGGGTCAGCAGCCTGGGGCACGAGGTCGGCCCCCACAGGCACCCTCAAACACACACAGTCACTTCCACCCACGTAGGCACACTAGTTCAGACAAACCCAGAGATGTACCCTGACTGCACACTTCCCACACTTAACTCCTAGGACCCAGGCCAGTATGCTGTCGGTGCTCAATGAACACAGGGTGACAAAATCGGTGAGTTGATCACGAGCACAGGAAGAAACATAAGACAATCTAAAACCTCATTTGCATACACTTAGGTATACCATCACTTACACGAACAATCCCACTAACACACGTACTTGGACACGTCCACTGGCACAAGCCCCTGATTCACATCACCATCTGAACCCTCGGTTCACTTGCACAAGACATCCTGACATGGGAAATGACTCGCATGGACAAGCAAGGCAAGTTACTAAGATGCGACAGAACAGAAGACAATGTCGTGTATTCACGTATCTGCAGACACAGGTTAACACACACTCCtttgccctcccaccccctttgCCCTTGGACACCCAGAGACCAGCTATGATACGATcatttgtgtgtgcacacatccaCACACGCACTGGACGAAGCCACCCATGACCTGGCTGGTGCACACGCATGCTCCCTCGcccaacacacacccacaccccgcAGGACTGGCCGGCCTGCCCACCTGCTTTGGCTACTTGGTCCACAGGCACACCCAGCTCCTGAGACATGTAGCCCAGCACAGAGAAGATGGCGAAGCCAGCCAGGATGCTGGTGATGGCATTGCCCAGAGTGACGATAAAGGTGTCCCTGCCGGGGGAAGTCCGGGCACACAGGTCCAGGCCAGAGCAAGCTGGCCCCGCCCTCACCCCACAGGGCCTTCCCTGGCTGGCCACTCTCATCCCTGCTCCGGCCCCGGGGTCTGGGAGGCTGCACTGACCTGTAGATGTTCTGGTGAAACGTGTTATAGGAGGCAAAGGTGAGGAGACCCCCGAAGCCCACACCCAGGGAGTAGAAGATCTGAAGAGCGGCTTCGACCCACACCTGTGGCAGGGAAGGACGCAGGTGGAGAGCAAAGACAAGGGGCTGGCACACCACGGCCCTGTCCAGGGGgccaaggaaagaggagggaggaggtggggcggGAGCTAGTCCACAGGTCCAGGGACAGCGTGGTGGAGAGCCTCGCTCAAAGTGACATGGCGGGGGGCCAAACCCTGTTCGAGCACTTACGCGGTGGGACTCGGGTAAGTCCCTTTCCCTCTCAGTTTCCCTATCCAGGATCTAGAGAATGGCTAAGCTTCTCCGATTCTGAAGGAAGTAGTGTCTTATATAAATTTCCAGTAGATCCTTATTGACAACAAGCCCGTGGAACCCCTTTACTTCCTCCCTGGAGTTTGGAGGGACCTGGATTTGATTCCAGCTCCCCCACTTTGTGGCTGTATGGCCTAGGCAAGCCACATCACCTCTCTGATCCTCGGGTCCCTCCTCTGCAGTGCAGGGATAGGAACTGTAGCTCCCTTGCAGGGTGGTGGTAAGGATTAACGACTACCTACGTGCCAAGCGCTGGGGCAGAGTCAGGCAGTCAGCAGCTAATAAGAAATTTAGCTGTCGGCACCACTGTTTCTGTCATACTAATGCCCTCCTTGGGGTCTGGAGTTGGACAGATCTGGGTTGGGATTCCAGCTCTGCTGCCGCCTAGCCATGTGATCTTAAGCTTATCACTCTttcgggcctcagtttcttcatctgtaaaatgggagaataaTGTCtacctttttttaaggtttatttttcttagtaaattctacacccaatgtggggctcaaactcatggccTCGAGATCAGAAGTCGCacactcctctgactgagccagccaggcacctcagaATAATGTCTACTGTGTAGGACGGTgaagaataagaaatgaaaaagacttaGAGTGTTGAGCACAGGATCCGGTACAGGAGGCCCACCACAGGGAGGATTCCTACCCAGTGCCCTTCTTGTCCCCAGGGAGCCCTCCTCCTTCTATTCCCTGGCTCAGGCCTGACCCCTTCCTCTGCACCTCAGCCCTGAGGGCCTCACCTTGGAAGACAACAGATGGTGGAACTGGGGGGTGAGATAGAACTGGATGCCCTTCCAGGCCCCCGGGAGGGTGACTCCTCGGACCAGCAGCATGAGTAGGATGACGTAGGGGAACGTGGCCGTGAAATACACCACCTGCGACGTGATAAGTGGGGATGGAAGGCAGGGGTGACCTTCCTTCCACCCGGCTCCTCTTCCAGAAGTCCCCATCTTACCTAACTCGCCTCCCCAACTTTTGGGGAGGCCAAGCTGAGAACACCCATCATCTATGatacttctctttccctccccgcctcccttcCTCCGCACATGGATCCCTCATTAAATTCCCGTCACTGCTTCCCAAGGCGCCCCCAGCCCATCCACCCCTCCAGCTCCGCTGCGCCCCGCTCCGGGCCACCCTCGGCCCCTGCCTGGAGGCCCTGCCTAGGGTTGATGAGTCTCCCCCTCCCTGGgtccactcccctctcccccagcccatgCAACCCACCCTGCGTGGTCACCCGCCACTGCGCATTCCCAGAGCCCCCTCCATCCTGACTCACAGACCCACCTTCCAAGCATTCAACAAACACTCACGGAGCCTCCTCAAAGCACCAAGTACTGGGCCAGGATACAAACTTGAGTAACAGAGAGGTCCTGTCCTTGGCCAGTTTCCGGTCTGGTGAACCAGCCTGCCCACCGTCCATCCTTACCTCCACCTCTTTCTTCAGGCGGTGCCTCCggctcccacccccactcctacccccaacctcctccccacTGACATCTTTTCATCCTCTCAGGCTCAGGCCCTGCCCtgccgcctcctccaggaagccctcacccctcccagcccctcaggcCTCACCTTGCCCGAGGACTTCACGCCCTTGAGGATACAGAGGAACACGATGACCCAggccagcagcaggcagaggcacaGGTTCCAGCGGATCCCCCCAGGGCTGCCAATGCCCTGGCTGCCTTGGATGTGAAGGACGTAGCGGCTGTGGGCGATGAAGAGTTGAGTGTCCTCCGGTCCCCCTGCCACGCTCCGCGGGCAGGGCGTAAAGCTGTGGCCAGCCAGGTTACGATTACTGGTGGCGTCAGCATCACGATTACCGGCTGGCATTCACTGAGCTTGATTCTGCAATAGGCTGGTGGCACGATTGACACCTTCCTTCCCTTAAACCCCGCAATGACCCTCCGAATACTATTACCACGCCCACTTTGAAGAGAAAGCACCAGAAGCCCAGTGCATTGTGTAAGGTCACACAGCGGGTCAGTGaagagctgggattagaacccgGGGTCCACCTGACACCAGCCCCTGGACTCAGCCTTCCGGGTGCGCGCTGAGCCCTCTGGGGACGCCGGCCCATTcctgtcccctgcctcctcccGTCCCCAGCAGCTCGGGGGCCCTCCCAGACGGCCGCTGGGCCACCGGTGGCCTGACCTCCAGTACTCCTCGCTGGGGCTGACGGTGCTGGTGAGGTTGAGGGGCAGGGCCCCGTTGCCATCCTTGGAGCCTCTGTGCTCAAGGCAGAGGTCCGTGTTCCACCAGTTGCCACAGTGCTCCCAGGGCAGGGCGCTGGTGAGGGAGGCGAAGAGGTAGAAGAGGACGTAGGCGATGATCG
The Ailuropoda melanoleuca isolate Jingjing chromosome 3, ASM200744v2, whole genome shotgun sequence DNA segment above includes these coding regions:
- the SLC6A7 gene encoding sodium-dependent proline transporter → MVGIYGGGARLQGYERQQALILTVPEDFPVLADALLHFIFLFWGWGGLYHSSNLASPLSLFYRQPITPDLLMTPSDQGDVDLDVDFAADRGNWTGKLDFLLSCIGYCVGLGNVWRFPYRAYTNGGGAFLVPYFLMLAICGIPLFFLELSLGQFSSLGPLAVWKISPLFKGAGAATLLIVGLVAIYYNAIIAYVLFYLFASLTSALPWEHCGNWWNTDLCLEHRGSKDGNGALPLNLTSTVSPSEEYWSRYVLHIQGSQGIGSPGGIRWNLCLCLLLAWVIVFLCILKGVKSSGKVVYFTATFPYVILLMLLVRGVTLPGAWKGIQFYLTPQFHHLLSSKVWVEAALQIFYSLGVGFGGLLTFASYNTFHQNIYRDTFIVTLGNAITSILAGFAIFSVLGYMSQELGVPVDQVAKAGPGLAFVVYPQAMTMLPLSPFWSFLFFFMLLTLGLDSQFAFLETIVTAVTDEFPYYLRPKKAVFSGLICVAMYLMGLVLTTDGGMYWLVLLDDYSASFGLMVVVVTTCLAVTRVYGIQRFCRDIHMMLGFKPGLYFRACWLFLSPATLLALLVYSIAKYQPSEYGSYRFPAWAELLGILMGLLSCLMIPAGMLVAVLREEGSLWERLQQASRPAMDWGPSLEENRTGMYVATLAGSQSPKPLMVHMRKYGGITSFENTAIEVDREIAEEEESMM